The following proteins are encoded in a genomic region of Streptomyces sp. NBC_01723:
- a CDS encoding substrate-binding domain-containing protein: MSLSWESVAAVLGLTVPVVAALWEFVLAGRKRLGYRVQLDTTIRDSAASGPETTVLQRMQWDGTNLRDPSVVLLRIENAGWSPVVAGDYVAPASDPVGISIAFPGRRVVGMTVTERSPQVPPTFFVPGAEGFETTGRVIKLPKVILNRRAHYKVLAVLDREDGFTEPEFPEPEVTAGVVGGVRGGNIKKTAYYPFASRQVRWLLASLILVSATQSALTFAGDDDTAAPLDCAAGTLHLSGSTAFAPVLREAAEQYERTCPDARIPLTANSFKGSVDGLDTLAAAGADAGLTDGRGLGNRLSFSDGPKSDGRPQLLPRPVALSLFTLVVHEDAGVRDLSLKQVRDIYAGRVTDWSQVGGDDVPVRLVSRNPGSGTRTTLEQQVLGGRALPAVTTADCAGLAPDRPGRCEVGGTATLLDTVASTPGALGHSEVGAASARDDVRQVRIDGYPATLEGADEGAYPYWQTEIAYTYGEPPADSIAAGFLRYLADEVGKDVIRSKGHRPCSELDKPLLCRPAGG; the protein is encoded by the coding sequence GTGAGTCTGTCGTGGGAGTCCGTGGCCGCCGTCCTGGGTCTGACGGTGCCCGTCGTGGCCGCCCTGTGGGAGTTCGTGCTGGCGGGCCGCAAAAGGCTCGGCTACCGCGTCCAGTTGGACACCACCATCCGGGACTCGGCCGCCTCGGGGCCGGAGACGACGGTGCTCCAGCGCATGCAGTGGGACGGGACGAACCTGCGCGACCCCTCGGTCGTCCTGCTGCGGATCGAGAACGCCGGCTGGAGCCCCGTGGTCGCCGGTGACTACGTCGCGCCCGCCAGCGACCCCGTGGGCATCAGCATCGCCTTCCCCGGCCGCCGGGTGGTCGGCATGACGGTGACGGAGCGCAGTCCCCAGGTGCCGCCCACCTTCTTCGTCCCGGGGGCCGAGGGGTTCGAGACCACGGGCAGGGTCATCAAGCTGCCCAAGGTGATACTGAACCGCAGGGCGCACTACAAGGTCCTGGCGGTTCTGGACCGTGAAGACGGCTTCACCGAGCCCGAGTTCCCCGAACCGGAGGTCACCGCGGGGGTCGTCGGCGGGGTGCGCGGCGGGAACATCAAGAAGACCGCGTACTACCCGTTCGCCTCCCGGCAGGTCCGCTGGCTGCTCGCCTCGCTCATCCTGGTGAGCGCCACCCAGTCCGCGCTCACCTTCGCCGGGGACGACGACACGGCCGCGCCGCTGGACTGCGCCGCGGGGACGCTGCACCTGTCGGGTTCCACGGCCTTCGCACCGGTGCTGCGGGAGGCCGCGGAGCAGTACGAGCGGACCTGCCCGGACGCCCGTATCCCGCTGACCGCCAACTCCTTCAAGGGCAGTGTGGACGGTCTCGACACCCTCGCCGCCGCGGGCGCCGACGCCGGACTCACCGACGGCCGGGGCCTGGGGAACAGGCTGTCGTTCAGCGACGGGCCGAAGTCCGACGGCCGTCCGCAGTTGCTCCCCCGACCCGTCGCCCTGTCGCTGTTCACGCTGGTCGTGCACGAGGACGCCGGGGTCCGGGACCTCTCCCTGAAGCAGGTCCGGGACATCTACGCCGGGCGCGTCACCGACTGGAGCCAGGTCGGGGGCGACGACGTACCCGTCCGCCTGGTCAGCCGGAACCCCGGCTCGGGCACCCGGACCACGCTCGAACAGCAGGTCCTCGGCGGCCGGGCCCTCCCGGCGGTCACCACGGCCGACTGCGCGGGGCTGGCCCCGGACCGGCCGGGCCGCTGCGAGGTGGGCGGCACCGCGACCCTGCTCGACACGGTGGCCTCCACGCCGGGCGCCCTCGGCCACAGCGAGGTCGGCGCCGCCTCGGCGCGCGACGACGTCCGGCAGGTCCGCATCGACGGCTACCCGGCCACCCTGGAGGGCGCCGACGAGGGGGCGTACCCGTACTGGCAGACGGAGATCGCCTACACCTACGGCGAACCGCCGGCCGACTCGATCGCCGCGGGCTTCCTGCGCTACCTCGCCGACGAGGTCGGCAAGGACGTCATCCGCTCCAAGGGCCACCGCCCCTGCTCCGAACTGGACAAGCCCCTGCTCTGCCGCCCGGCCGGGGGGTGA
- a CDS encoding histidine phosphatase family protein: MRLLLIRHGQTPSNLKHLLDTAAPGPALTPLGQEQADALPEALAAERIDALYASTLLRTRLTAAPLAARTGLEILVRDGIRELSAGDLEMRGDREAVETYLTTALAWSAGDTARRVPGGEDGVEALARFDAVVEEAAATGAGTVAMVSHGAVIRTWAAARAENIDAGFAAAHGLGNTGVVVLSGAPGAGWRVLHWEGRPVGPEDGGPREGGPAGESVEDAAG; this comes from the coding sequence ATGCGACTGCTGCTCATACGGCACGGCCAGACCCCGTCCAACCTCAAGCACCTGCTGGACACGGCCGCACCCGGTCCCGCGCTGACCCCGCTGGGGCAGGAGCAGGCGGACGCGCTCCCGGAGGCGCTGGCGGCGGAGCGGATCGACGCCCTCTACGCGTCGACGCTGCTGCGCACCCGGCTCACCGCGGCGCCGCTGGCGGCCCGGACGGGGCTGGAGATCCTGGTGCGGGACGGCATCCGGGAGCTGTCCGCCGGCGATCTGGAGATGCGGGGCGACCGGGAGGCCGTCGAGACGTACCTGACCACCGCGCTCGCCTGGTCGGCGGGGGACACCGCGCGGCGCGTGCCGGGCGGGGAGGACGGCGTGGAGGCGCTGGCGCGTTTCGACGCCGTGGTCGAGGAGGCCGCGGCCACCGGGGCCGGGACCGTGGCCATGGTCAGTCACGGCGCCGTGATCCGTACGTGGGCGGCGGCCCGGGCGGAGAACATCGACGCCGGCTTCGCCGCCGCCCACGGGCTGGGGAACACCGGTGTCGTCGTCCTGTCCGGCGCCCCGGGCGCGGGGTGGCGCGTGCTGCACTGGGAGGGCCGGCCCGTCGGCCCCGAGGACGGCGGCCCGCGCGAGGGCGGTCCCGCCGGGGAGAGCGTCGAGGACGCCGCCGGCTGA
- a CDS encoding DUF4360 domain-containing protein: MATGLLLSGTIAALLTSALPAQHQPSGGFEDPPPDKIVIKVATVNGSGCPQGTAAVAVSEDNTAFTVTYSDYLARAGGDSAPTDFRKNCQLNLLVHVPQGFTYAVASADYRGFAALQPGAKGTQRASYYFQGSPNTEFRTHPFGGPLNDNWQATDTTDWAQLVWAPCGVQRNFNINTELRVSTGTSDPAKVSFMTMDSTDGDISTVYHLAWKECPES; the protein is encoded by the coding sequence ATGGCCACGGGCCTGCTCCTGAGCGGCACCATCGCCGCACTGCTCACCTCCGCGCTGCCCGCGCAGCACCAGCCCTCCGGCGGGTTCGAGGACCCGCCGCCGGACAAGATCGTCATCAAGGTCGCCACGGTGAACGGCTCCGGCTGTCCGCAGGGCACGGCGGCCGTCGCCGTCTCCGAGGACAACACCGCGTTCACCGTCACCTACAGCGACTACCTCGCCAGGGCGGGCGGCGACTCCGCACCCACCGACTTCCGCAAGAACTGCCAGCTCAACCTGCTCGTCCACGTCCCGCAGGGCTTCACCTACGCCGTCGCCAGCGCGGACTACCGCGGCTTCGCCGCCCTCCAGCCCGGCGCCAAGGGCACCCAGCGGGCCTCGTACTACTTCCAGGGCTCCCCGAACACGGAGTTCCGCACCCACCCCTTCGGCGGCCCGCTCAACGACAACTGGCAGGCCACCGACACCACCGACTGGGCCCAGCTGGTCTGGGCGCCCTGCGGGGTGCAGCGCAACTTCAACATCAACACGGAGCTGCGGGTGAGCACGGGCACGTCCGACCCCGCCAAGGTGAGCTTCATGACGATGGACTCGACGGACGGCGACATCAGCACCGTGTACCACCTGGCGTGGAAGGAGTGCCCGGAGTCCTGA
- a CDS encoding RrF2 family transcriptional regulator, which produces MRISARADYAVRAVLELAVQQDDRPVKAEDVATVQDIPHKFLEGILGDLRRGGIVESRRGGGGGYRLAREASAITVADVIRAVDGPIVSVRGERPTGLVYTGTAGPLLPLWVALRANVRRILEGVTVADLAADALPDPVRALAAEPAAWENPWVTGARGGNRPV; this is translated from the coding sequence ATGAGGATCTCGGCGCGTGCGGACTACGCGGTGCGGGCGGTACTGGAACTGGCCGTCCAGCAGGACGACCGGCCGGTCAAGGCGGAGGACGTGGCCACCGTCCAGGACATTCCGCACAAATTTCTGGAGGGGATCCTCGGCGATCTCCGGCGTGGCGGCATCGTCGAGAGCCGGCGCGGCGGGGGCGGCGGGTACCGGCTGGCGCGCGAGGCGTCGGCCATCACGGTGGCGGACGTGATCCGGGCGGTGGACGGCCCGATCGTCTCCGTGCGCGGGGAGCGGCCGACGGGGCTGGTGTACACGGGCACGGCGGGACCCCTGCTGCCGCTGTGGGTGGCGCTGCGCGCCAATGTGCGCCGGATCCTGGAGGGCGTGACCGTCGCCGACCTCGCGGCGGACGCGCTGCCGGACCCGGTCCGGGCGCTGGCGGCGGAACCGGCCGCCTGGGAGAACCCCTGGGTCACAGGCGCACGGGGTGGGAACCGGCCGGTGTGA
- a CDS encoding beta-galactosidase yields the protein MELSSLSRRAFSALAGTTVLGLALGGSVSGAAPAGPPGPVPTGPPPGPPGADGLRHRVALDRYSLLVDGRRLALWSGELHPFRLPSPSLWRDVLQKMRAYGHNAVSVRLAWNQHSPAPGAYDFTGVRDLDLFLRTAAESSLYVVVHPGPYIGADVDAGGLPGWLAATGAVPRSTDPAYLRHADEWLSRVNAVVARHQFTRGTGTVLLYRADAPDRADLTHLHERIRADGIDVPLLHAGTTLAWDEAERTRDAAEARRVHLDGLARGTTLHNVHMAYGGTSWGWLPAPSAPAPTYDPAAAIDEARRPTAELAPLHQLGHLLRHVPDFTRLDEAAEVRAADARVQVRHLANPDTGAHAYVLRNNSAAAVTSTVPMDGTDVEVTVPARDAKLLATGLHLGAGRKLAYATVQPMLSLSVGRVDIAAFVGRAGEMAHLVLDCPQEPWPTRLDEEAAWAFDHGKLHVTVPLKEDRLTRVRVRGADSDRTLLLLLADDAASLRLWPYETPSGRVLVRGPELLREAVLDGDTIRLTGDTVGERELEVWAPRGIGRLTWNGTAVQASFGRAQSLMTVWPLPGVPEVALPELDGWRRRTENPESAPEYGDSGWTVADRRTSHSTTPVPGGQPVLFADDYGYHYGDVWYRARLTGAAGLESVSLSYATGARGLLMAWLDGEPLGVHRPDDGEDGPDTWTGTAELGVPAGLRGTRRERADGGDSAVLSVLVRRTQHGQDDPRAARGLTSAAFEGASPEVRWRIRGAVTPDPVRGPLNHGGLYGERHGWHLPGYDDGDWEKASPADLPREDRRQGVTWYRTTFRLDVPPEVDASVGLVLDDAPDGDHRVQVFLNGWNMGEYAAGRTGAAHTFVLPNGILRTRAAANTLALAVLADGESAPGPGTVRLELLGSAAGGVPVKPVASPGRRRD from the coding sequence TTGGAGCTCAGCAGTCTCAGCAGACGAGCGTTCAGCGCCCTCGCGGGCACCACCGTCCTCGGGCTCGCGCTCGGCGGCAGCGTGAGCGGCGCGGCGCCGGCCGGTCCCCCCGGCCCCGTGCCCACCGGTCCGCCGCCCGGGCCGCCCGGCGCCGACGGGCTGCGCCACCGGGTCGCCCTGGACCGGTACTCCCTGCTGGTGGACGGCAGACGGCTGGCGCTGTGGTCCGGTGAGCTGCACCCCTTCCGGCTGCCCAGCCCGTCCCTGTGGCGGGACGTGCTCCAGAAGATGCGGGCGTACGGCCACAACGCGGTCAGCGTCCGCCTCGCCTGGAACCAGCACTCCCCCGCCCCGGGCGCGTACGACTTCACCGGCGTCCGCGACCTCGACCTGTTCCTGCGGACGGCCGCGGAGAGCAGTCTGTACGTCGTGGTCCACCCCGGCCCGTACATCGGCGCCGACGTGGACGCGGGCGGCCTGCCCGGCTGGCTGGCGGCCACCGGGGCCGTGCCCAGGAGCACGGACCCCGCGTACCTGCGCCACGCCGACGAGTGGCTGAGCCGGGTCAACGCGGTCGTCGCCCGGCACCAGTTCACCCGGGGCACCGGCACCGTCCTGCTCTACCGGGCCGACGCCCCCGACCGCGCCGACCTGACCCACCTGCACGAGCGGATCCGCGCCGACGGCATCGACGTACCCCTGCTGCACGCAGGCACCACCCTCGCCTGGGACGAGGCGGAGCGGACCCGGGACGCCGCCGAGGCGCGGCGGGTGCACCTCGACGGCCTGGCGCGCGGGACCACGCTGCACAACGTCCACATGGCGTACGGCGGCACCTCGTGGGGCTGGCTGCCCGCGCCGTCGGCGCCCGCCCCCACCTACGACCCGGCCGCCGCCATCGACGAGGCACGCCGGCCCACCGCCGAACTCGCCCCGCTCCACCAGCTCGGGCACCTGCTGCGCCACGTCCCCGACTTCACCCGGCTCGACGAGGCGGCGGAGGTCCGGGCCGCGGACGCCCGCGTCCAGGTGCGGCACCTGGCCAACCCGGACACCGGCGCCCACGCCTACGTGCTGCGCAACAACTCCGCCGCCGCCGTCACCTCCACCGTCCCGATGGACGGGACCGACGTCGAGGTCACCGTCCCCGCCCGCGACGCCAAGCTGCTCGCCACCGGCCTCCACCTGGGCGCGGGACGGAAACTGGCGTACGCCACCGTGCAGCCCATGCTGTCCCTGAGCGTGGGGCGGGTGGACATCGCCGCGTTCGTGGGGCGGGCCGGGGAGATGGCGCACCTGGTCCTCGACTGCCCGCAGGAGCCCTGGCCGACCCGCCTGGACGAGGAGGCCGCCTGGGCGTTCGACCACGGGAAACTGCACGTGACCGTACCTCTCAAGGAGGACCGGCTGACCCGGGTGCGGGTACGCGGCGCCGATTCCGACCGCACCCTGCTGCTGCTCCTCGCCGACGACGCCGCCTCACTGCGGCTGTGGCCGTACGAGACGCCGTCGGGCCGGGTCCTGGTCCGCGGCCCGGAGCTGCTGCGCGAGGCCGTGCTGGACGGGGACACGATCCGGCTGACCGGTGACACCGTCGGCGAGCGCGAGCTGGAGGTGTGGGCGCCGCGCGGCATCGGCCGGCTCACCTGGAACGGCACGGCGGTGCAGGCGTCCTTCGGCCGCGCCCAGAGCCTGATGACGGTGTGGCCGCTGCCCGGCGTGCCCGAGGTGGCGCTGCCCGAACTCGACGGCTGGCGGCGGCGGACCGAGAACCCCGAGTCCGCGCCGGAGTACGGCGACTCGGGGTGGACGGTCGCCGACCGGCGGACCTCGCACAGCACCACCCCGGTGCCCGGCGGACAGCCCGTGCTCTTCGCCGACGACTACGGCTACCACTACGGCGACGTCTGGTACCGCGCCCGTCTCACCGGGGCCGCCGGTCTGGAGTCGGTGTCCCTGTCCTACGCCACCGGCGCGCGCGGCCTGCTGATGGCGTGGCTGGACGGCGAACCGCTGGGCGTCCACCGTCCGGACGACGGGGAGGACGGGCCGGACACCTGGACCGGCACGGCGGAACTGGGCGTGCCGGCGGGTCTGCGCGGGACCCGGCGGGAGCGCGCCGACGGCGGCGACTCGGCCGTCCTGTCCGTCCTGGTCCGGCGCACCCAGCACGGCCAGGACGACCCGCGGGCGGCCCGCGGACTGACGTCGGCCGCCTTCGAGGGGGCCTCGCCGGAGGTGCGCTGGCGGATCCGGGGGGCGGTCACGCCCGACCCCGTGCGCGGGCCGCTCAACCACGGCGGGCTGTACGGGGAACGGCACGGCTGGCATCTGCCGGGGTACGACGACGGCGACTGGGAGAAGGCGTCCCCGGCGGACCTCCCGCGCGAGGACCGGCGCCAGGGCGTGACCTGGTACCGGACCACGTTCCGGCTGGACGTGCCGCCGGAGGTGGACGCCTCGGTCGGCCTCGTCCTCGACGACGCCCCGGACGGCGACCACCGCGTCCAGGTCTTCCTGAACGGCTGGAACATGGGCGAGTACGCGGCCGGCCGCACCGGCGCGGCACACACCTTCGTCCTGCCGAACGGCATCCTGCGCACCCGGGCCGC